The following coding sequences are from one Dermacentor silvarum isolate Dsil-2018 chromosome 4, BIME_Dsil_1.4, whole genome shotgun sequence window:
- the LOC119448475 gene encoding hornerin, translating into MLPAVICTLLCGMATAQNFYLQHGLAPPYMTPSVMPYAPAESSPKPSFFRKPFFSSGSSGGSRPPGKGFFRLRAPSFLSGLRGSASSPRPSFFSFGRPSQQQQQQHQPQPIFAHQIPVPPLQAAAAHATFQTLPMHGGPRFTFAPETMLQHGPTHIAQATEFAESQIDSDRSPGSFPGLSSLFQPQASESFGSSAGDQDSFQQQVNSVVQISPSSNNAYGYKTEGSSVYNGIMTAQLGVPVSLTNFGDGPVAIPVGATRGQQGDGSGSDSSQSYTPSAEIYTQSQGSSAQKAQSSSADQQYSAFAAAFQQAQPTSAGYGQSSSSGTRYSSAPSSDPTLSFYAPQTSSGYSGSPQTYTLSSGGGYVGSSPSAFISGLTSGYETSITNHGSGSSKYGPAYSLVGSGNYPTSSSGSYGSSQPSSYTSSSGSYSPSSYGSSAGRYTVPTRSYTSSQPSSGYSSAYSSGSPSKYSTTGSAYSSGYGSSSSSSLPSSSVAYDNSQSNYGSYGQRYPSSAYSTSSQSAYSPKRPATNYASTSTSYKNSQAAAAVAQALKAYAAGNAKYGSTKTSSASTDSSYPTSYSSSSGSTSYGDKSAAAPYFRAKTSSSAYNKYSDASLGYTDSGSDSGSSGSKTSSKSSYDQRTVGQTLRVSGDSASSSDPYTTSTRTTSSTPSKSSTV; encoded by the coding sequence GTGATATGTACGCTCCTTTGCGGCATGGCGACCGCCCAGAACTTCTACCTGCAACATGGTCTTGCGCCGCCATACATGACACCTTCGGTGATGCCCTACGCGCCGGCCGAGTCCAGTCCCAAGCCATCATTCTTCCGGAAACCTTTCTTTTCTTCCGGGAGCAGCGGCGGAAGCCGTCCGCCCGGCAAGGGCTTCTTCAGGCTACGGGCCCCGTCCTTCCTGTCGGGACTCCGGGGCTCGGCCAGCTCACCGAGGCCGAGCTTCTTCTCCTTCGGAAGGCCGtcccagcagcaacagcagcagcaccagccgCAGCCCATATTCGCGCACCAGATCCCGGTGCCGCCTCTCCAGGCGGCCGCGGCGCACGCAACGTTCCAGACGCTCCCGATGCACGGAGGGCCGCGGTTCACCTTCGCTCCCGAAACCATGCTACAGCACGGACCGACGCACATTGCGCAAGCGACCGAATTCGCCGAGAGCCAAATCGACTCGGACCGATCACCCGGAAGCTTCCCTGGGCTGTCATCGCTTTTCCAGCCCCAGGCCAGCGAGTCATTTGGCTCCTCGGCCGGAGACCAGGACAGCTTCCAACAGCAGGTGAACTCGGTCGTGCAAATCTCACCGTCATCGAACAATGCTTACGGCTACAAGACGGAAGGCTCGAGCGTCTACAACGGAATCATGACGGCGCAGCTCGGAGTGCCCGTGAGCTTGACCAACTTCGGCGACGGCCCCGTGGCCATTCCGGTTGGGGCGACGAGAGGCCAGCAAGGAGACGGATCCGGATCAGACTCCTCGCAGAGCTACACGCCTTCCGCCGAAATTTACACGCAGTCGCAGGGATCTAGCGCGCAGAAGGCGCAGTCGTCGTCGGCAGACCAGCAGTACAGCGCGTTCGCTGCCGCCTTCCAACAAGCACAGCCGACCTCGGCAGGGTACGGTCAGAGCAGCTCCTCGGGAACTCGCTACTCATCGGCGCCTTCGTCAGATCCCACTTTGTCTTTCTACGCACCTCAAACTAGCTCTGGCTACAGTGGTTCCCCTCAGACATACACGCTGTCATCAGGTGGTGGATACGTCGGCTCTTCTCCCTCGGCATTTATCAGTGGACTCACGAGCGGCTACGAAACGAGCATCACAAATCACGGATCAGGCTCGAGCAAATACGGGCCAGCCTACAGCCTTGTAGGGAGTGGCAACTATCCTACGTCCTCATCCGGAAGCTACGGTAGTTCACAGCCGTCGTCATACACTTCCTCTAGCGGCTCCTACAGTCCGTCAAGCTACGGCAGTTCGGCGGGCCGCTATACGGTGCCAACCAGGTCGTACACTTCGAGCCAGCCGTCTTCCGGGTACTCGTCGGCGTACTCTAGCGGATCACCCTCCAAGTACAGCACAACGGGAAGTGCTTACTCAAGCGGCTACGGTAGCAGCTCGTCGTCCTCACTACCGAGCTCATCCGTTGCGTACGATAACTCTCAATCGAACTACGGCTCCTACGGTCAGCGGTATCCTTCGTCCGCTTACAGCACCTCTTCGCAGTCGGCTTACTCGCCGAAACGACCAGCGACTAACTATGCGAGCACATCCACGTCGTACAAAAATTCGCAAGCAGCTGCGGCCGTAGCACAGGCTCTGAAGGCGTACGCAGCCGGGAACGCCAAGTACGGGTCTACAAAGACCTCGTCTGCGAGCACGGACAGCTCCTACCCGACGTCTTACAGCTCTTCGTCGGGCTCGACGAGCTACGGTGACAAGAGTGCCGCAGCTCCGTATTTTAGGGCCAAGACGTCGTCCTCAGCGTACAACAAGTACAGCGACGCCTCCTTAGGCTACACAGACAGCGGCAGCGACAGTGGAAGCAGCGGCAGTAAGACGTCGTCCAAGTCGTCGTACGACCAAAGGACCGTGGGCCAGACGCTTCGGGTCAGCGGAGACAGCGCAAGCAGCAGCGACCCCTACACTACATCAACGAGAACCACGAGCAGCACACCCAGCAAATCGAGTACAGTCTAG